Proteins encoded together in one Deinococcus metalli window:
- a CDS encoding flavin reductase family protein — protein sequence MTATPAGLTPDEFRQTLGRFASGVTIVTATDGTQRRGMTASAFVSVSLQPPLILVSVDARAHMHALLAEQSVTHFGVNVLSSAQRHLSDHFAGKPGPEELVPWFEHEGLPLLGGAVAQLVCRKDQAIPAGDHTLYVGFVEYARYTDDDPLLYFRGQYHELG from the coding sequence ATGACTGCCACGCCCGCCGGCCTCACCCCGGACGAATTCCGCCAGACCCTGGGCCGCTTCGCGAGCGGCGTGACCATCGTGACCGCCACGGACGGCACGCAGCGCCGCGGCATGACCGCCAGCGCGTTCGTGTCCGTGAGCCTCCAGCCGCCGCTGATTCTGGTCAGCGTGGACGCCCGCGCGCACATGCACGCCCTGCTGGCCGAGCAGAGCGTCACGCACTTCGGCGTGAACGTGCTGAGCAGCGCGCAGCGGCACCTCAGCGACCATTTCGCCGGCAAGCCCGGCCCCGAGGAACTCGTGCCGTGGTTCGAGCACGAGGGCCTGCCGCTGCTGGGCGGCGCGGTCGCGCAGCTCGTGTGCCGCAAGGATCAGGCCATTCCCGCCGGGGACCACACGCTGTATGTGGGCTTCGTGGAATACGCCCGCTACACCGACGACGATCCGCTGCTGTACTTCCGCGGGCAGTACCACGAACTCGGGTAG